The Treponema succinifaciens DSM 2489 region TTCTATACAAAAAACAAAACGAATCTTCCAAGAAAAAGTTTCCAAATCGTCACCCTGGAATTTTAAAAGATCCGAATTTCTATATGTCTCCAGATTTTGATGAGCCTTTAGAAGATTTTAAGGAGTATATGTGAAATATCTTTTAGACACACATGCACTGCTGTGGTATTTATATGACGATAATAATCTTTCCTCAACAGCAAAAGAACTGATCACAAATGAGTATTGCTATTACAGTAAAGTTTCACTATGGGAAATTGCCATAAAGCAGACTAGGAAACTTCTTGAATATAAACAGTCAATTTCTGAAATTATCGAAGCCTGCAGGGTGGAAGAATTCGAGGAGCTTGCTGTATCAGGAACCTCATTGGAATTGATAAAAACGTTGCCTGATGTTCATCGAGATCCATTTGACAGACTGTTGATTGCTATGGCAAAAGAAAATGATTTTACAATTATTACAAAAGACTCAAAAATTCCATTGTATGATGTAAAGACAATTTGGTAGATAATCGCCTAACATGGTTTTCAAAACCGATAAAAACTTTGTCACAAAAGTTGCTATTCGTGGCTTTGCGCTACCGCAACTTTTGCGCCAATTTTGCCTACGGCAAAACCGTTTTTACGGTTTAAAACGCTAGTTAGGCGGATGGGCCACTGGCCCACTTGTGTTACAAGAAAAAATCCTCCAACAAATTTTCTCAAAAGTCATTCGTTGAATGACAAAAAAGTAAAATCTAAGGAGGATTTTATGGATGAATTTGTCGAAAGATTAGCAGGTATAGGAGTTCCAGCACTTGTGTTTCTAATCATTATGAGTACAACAGGTTTAGCTGGTGCAGCTGCAATAACAGCAACATTAGCTTTATTGGGACCTGGCGGCATGATTGGTGGTGTAATTACACTTATAGTAATAGGTGCTGGTGCTTCAGTTATTTCAAAGTATGGATATTCAGCAATTATTACTGCTACTTGTAAGAAAATTATGCAAAAAGATAATCTTACAAGAGAACAAATGTGTGAGAAAATTGACAAATATCCGATTACAAAAGGATTGAAAGAAAAAGTAAAAGCAAAAATCCGTGAAGCATAGCTTTTAGATTTTTACGGCGGGTCAAGCCCGCCTTTTTTATACATTTGAGCTTGACAGTAAAGATATACAATGTATATACTTAATATATGGAGGTAGCATTATGGAAGCTGTAGTTCAGAAATGGGGTAACAGTCTCGGTTTTAGAATTCCGTCACTTTGGGCAAAAGACAACAATGTAAAGAACGGTAGTAAAATTGAAGTAATCGCTGAAAAAGGAAAAATAGTAATTCTTCCTCAGAAAAAAACTCTTGATGATATGCTGGATATGGTTACTTCAGAAAACATTCATTCAGAAATATCAACCGGCAGTTCGGTAGGTAATGAAGAATGGTAAATTTAAATTATGTTCCTGAAAAAGGTGATTTAGTCTGGCTCGATTTTAATCCGCAAGCAGGACATGAACAAAAAGGTCGCTGCCCTGCAATTTGTATATCTCAGAAAAAATACAATCAGAAAATTGGACTTGCTCTATTCTGCCCTATAACAAGCCATATCAAGGGATATCCTTTTGAAATTGTATTGGACAATCATTCAATAAATGGTTGCATCTTAAGCGATCAGGTAAAAAATCTTGATTATAGACAAAGACATTGTGATTTTATAGAAAAAGCGACAGAAGAGGAAATTAATTCTGTTATAGATAATATAAAACTGTTAATAGAATAATCACATAACAAGAAGTTCAAAGCCGACAAACCGGTCAAGCCGGTTTGCGGTTTGATATGTTGTGCCATTTGTCAACATAAAAAACTCCTTTTGAGAAAAAATATAAAAAAAAACGGAAGGAAAGCGATAGATCGGCACATGGCCATTCTGATATACGTGGATTCGCCTGAAAATCAGGTTTACCGACAGGTCAATGGTCCGCCTGGAATTCTTTCTCTCTAACTGCGAGCATAGGAAGTTAAAAAGTTTCCC contains the following coding sequences:
- a CDS encoding DUF2281 domain-containing protein encodes the protein MPLTEVQEKLKKIPEEYLVEVYNYLELLEYKILYKKQNESSKKKFPNRHPGILKDPNFYMSPDFDEPLEDFKEYM
- a CDS encoding type II toxin-antitoxin system VapC family toxin; this translates as MKYLLDTHALLWYLYDDNNLSSTAKELITNEYCYYSKVSLWEIAIKQTRKLLEYKQSISEIIEACRVEEFEELAVSGTSLELIKTLPDVHRDPFDRLLIAMAKENDFTIITKDSKIPLYDVKTIW
- a CDS encoding AbrB/MazE/SpoVT family DNA-binding domain-containing protein, yielding MEAVVQKWGNSLGFRIPSLWAKDNNVKNGSKIEVIAEKGKIVILPQKKTLDDMLDMVTSENIHSEISTGSSVGNEEW
- a CDS encoding type II toxin-antitoxin system PemK/MazF family toxin; its protein translation is MVNLNYVPEKGDLVWLDFNPQAGHEQKGRCPAICISQKKYNQKIGLALFCPITSHIKGYPFEIVLDNHSINGCILSDQVKNLDYRQRHCDFIEKATEEEINSVIDNIKLLIE